A window of the Polaribacter sp. HaHaR_3_91 genome harbors these coding sequences:
- a CDS encoding DUF6796 family protein, producing the protein MLLDKNKIFITGILGILGSVLVGIGEFLLHFSPHIIGNADNYQFFQFVQKNSLITGHFLAVLGVPFYFLGYYHIYKMLEKGNKKLASIVFGLGILAFTIGGFWITSRAFLGTIVHLQNDIDTNIYQEILDNYTLISESLVQILRVIILLLSVFFSITILKGGTYYKKWMAIFNPIVLLISVFTLYFISPQIGKYIAPIAMNVVHFIVFSLSLYQLKKINQLSI; encoded by the coding sequence ATGCTATTAGATAAAAATAAAATATTTATAACAGGAATTCTTGGAATATTAGGAAGTGTTCTTGTTGGTATTGGAGAGTTTCTTCTTCATTTTAGTCCACATATTATTGGTAATGCAGACAACTATCAGTTTTTCCAATTTGTACAAAAAAATAGTTTGATAACAGGGCATTTTTTAGCTGTACTTGGTGTTCCTTTTTATTTTTTAGGCTATTATCATATTTATAAAATGCTAGAAAAAGGGAATAAAAAACTAGCTTCTATCGTTTTTGGATTAGGTATTTTAGCTTTTACAATCGGCGGTTTTTGGATTACTTCTAGAGCTTTTTTAGGAACAATTGTTCATCTTCAAAATGATATTGATACTAATATTTATCAAGAAATATTAGACAATTACACCTTAATTAGTGAATCTCTTGTTCAGATATTAAGAGTAATCATTCTTTTACTTTCTGTATTTTTTAGTATTACAATACTAAAAGGAGGAACCTATTATAAGAAATGGATGGCTATTTTTAACCCTATCGTTTTATTAATTTCTGTATTTACATTGTACTTTATTTCTCCACAAATAGGAAAATACATAGCACCAATAGCAATGAATGTTGTTCATTTTATTGTATTTAGTTTATCATTATATCAACTCAAAAAAATCAACCAATTATCAATATGA
- a CDS encoding response regulator: protein MMNSEYISNPLFENDGTPQELKSGEEFSDLKIIIFSVEDKPYKIQHLYKNIKVDGYVWKNRDGLKELKNAMHAVSTTNQFYISPELNTTVHPKKVLEITDFDVFLIASLSTESLQEEISKSLKKKGCFTSSVNAIEKRLKFLKEHFNASNPTHLVAIAKDFGLV, encoded by the coding sequence TTGATGAACAGTGAATATATAAGTAACCCTTTATTTGAAAATGATGGAACTCCGCAAGAATTAAAATCAGGAGAAGAGTTTTCAGATTTAAAGATTATAATTTTTTCTGTTGAAGATAAACCTTATAAAATTCAGCATTTATATAAGAATATAAAGGTAGATGGCTATGTTTGGAAGAATAGAGACGGATTAAAAGAATTAAAGAATGCTATGCATGCAGTTTCTACAACAAATCAGTTTTATATTTCGCCAGAATTAAATACTACGGTTCATCCAAAGAAAGTTCTAGAGATTACCGATTTTGATGTTTTTTTAATAGCATCACTTTCTACGGAATCACTGCAAGAAGAAATAAGTAAAAGCCTGAAAAAAAAAGGGTGTTTTACCTCTAGTGTAAATGCTATAGAAAAAAGATTAAAATTTTTGAAGGAACATTTTAATGCAAGTAATCCTACGCATTTGGTTGCTATTGCTAAAGATTTTGGGTTAGTGTAA
- a CDS encoding TonB-dependent receptor, translating to MRNSFLHSFWGIFLIIGCCNSSFLHAQKIDSTKAVQLKEIFLVTNKEKLKKHFSPVTVQTLSGKTLSRLSNSSVADAIRFFGGVQLKDYGGIGGIKTINVRGMGSQHTGVFYDGVQLGNAQNGQIDLGKYSVQNMEAVSLYQGQRSDLDQSAKSYASSNSIYLKSKTPQFSEGKNSNTNVSLKTGSFGLVNPSVNLDFKINDHLSARLSTEYLNANGKYKFRYTNGSYDTIATRNNADIESFRAEASLHGSNGIKNNWNVKLYHYDSERGLPGAIVANRFKRPQRLWDRNNFLQGAFTNHVNDFYFFVLRGKYAHNYSRYVDPEIIKVDGELDNRYTQEEYYLSMVNTFQVLPFWKLSLATDLQKNTMDANLYRFSYPKRITLLSALAADFNFDKIHIQASLLSTTVDETVLYYEAAEDLQKYSPTIMMNWQPFNSNKFRIRSFYKEIFRQPTFNDLYYTFIGNTFLDPEDATQVNLGFSYQTDFKKTAFDVQADVYKIWIHNKIVAVPGANLFRWSMFNLGKVETTGIETNVKASGSIGKKFKYNTNLSYTYQESIDVTAGASNYGDQIPYIPVHSGSISAMIDYKKLEFNYSFIYTGERYSQKANISSNYLDPWFTHDLSLGKTLLFNQKKLKVLVAVNNVFNQQYAVVKNFPMPGRSYRFTLNFLL from the coding sequence ATGAGGAATTCTTTTTTACATTCTTTTTGGGGCATATTTTTGATTATAGGGTGCTGTAATTCGAGTTTTTTACATGCCCAAAAAATTGATTCAACAAAGGCAGTTCAGCTTAAAGAAATCTTTTTAGTAACCAATAAAGAGAAACTTAAAAAACACTTTTCACCAGTTACTGTTCAGACTTTAAGTGGGAAAACTTTAAGTCGTTTAAGTAATTCTAGTGTTGCAGATGCAATTCGTTTTTTTGGAGGAGTTCAGTTAAAAGATTATGGCGGAATTGGTGGTATAAAAACCATAAATGTAAGAGGGATGGGCTCGCAACATACCGGTGTTTTTTATGATGGTGTTCAATTAGGTAATGCACAAAACGGACAAATAGATTTAGGGAAATATTCTGTACAAAACATGGAGGCTGTTTCCCTGTATCAAGGGCAGCGTTCAGATTTAGATCAATCTGCAAAATCGTATGCTTCTTCCAATAGTATTTATCTAAAGTCTAAAACACCTCAATTTTCAGAAGGGAAAAATAGTAATACCAATGTCAGTTTAAAAACAGGTTCTTTTGGACTGGTGAATCCTTCTGTAAATTTAGACTTCAAAATTAATGACCACTTAAGTGCACGTCTTAGTACCGAATATCTAAATGCCAACGGTAAATATAAATTTAGATACACCAATGGAAGTTATGATACAATAGCAACGCGTAATAATGCAGATATTGAATCTTTTAGGGCAGAAGCGTCTTTGCATGGCTCGAACGGAATTAAGAATAATTGGAATGTAAAACTATATCATTATGATTCTGAACGAGGATTGCCAGGAGCTATCGTTGCCAATCGTTTTAAGCGTCCTCAACGTTTATGGGATCGAAATAACTTTCTGCAAGGTGCATTTACAAACCATGTAAACGACTTTTATTTTTTTGTGTTAAGAGGTAAATATGCGCATAATTATTCTCGTTATGTAGATCCAGAAATTATAAAAGTGGATGGTGAGTTAGATAACCGATATACACAAGAAGAATATTATCTGTCAATGGTAAATACGTTTCAAGTTTTACCGTTTTGGAAATTATCCTTGGCAACAGATTTACAAAAAAACACGATGGATGCAAATTTGTATCGATTTTCATATCCTAAAAGAATCACGCTTTTATCAGCTTTAGCTGCCGATTTTAACTTTGATAAAATTCACATTCAAGCAAGTTTATTAAGTACAACAGTAGATGAAACGGTACTATATTATGAAGCTGCAGAAGATTTACAAAAGTATTCGCCTACAATTATGATGAATTGGCAACCTTTTAATTCTAATAAATTTAGAATAAGGAGTTTTTATAAAGAAATTTTTAGACAACCCACTTTTAATGATTTGTACTATACGTTTATCGGAAATACTTTTTTAGATCCGGAAGATGCTACTCAGGTAAATCTTGGGTTTTCTTATCAAACTGACTTTAAAAAAACAGCATTTGATGTACAAGCTGATGTGTATAAAATTTGGATACATAACAAAATTGTTGCAGTACCAGGAGCTAATTTATTCCGTTGGTCTATGTTTAATTTAGGTAAAGTAGAAACAACCGGAATAGAAACAAATGTAAAAGCGAGTGGAAGTATAGGTAAAAAATTTAAGTACAATACCAACCTAAGTTATACGTACCAAGAATCTATAGATGTTACTGCTGGCGCTAGTAATTACGGAGATCAAATTCCGTATATACCAGTGCATAGCGGTAGTATAAGTGCTATGATAGATTACAAAAAATTAGAATTTAATTACAGTTTTATTTATACAGGAGAAAGATATAGCCAAAAGGCAAACATCAGTTCTAATTATTTAGATCCGTGGTTTACACACGATTTAAGTTTGGGAAAAACGCTCTTATTTAATCAAAAGAAATTAAAAGTTTTAGTAGCAGTAAACAATGTCTTTAATCAACAATATGCGGTAGTAAAAAACTTCCCGATGCCTGGGAGATCCTATCGTTTTACTTTAAATTTTTTATTATGA
- a CDS encoding YncE family protein, with the protein MNKRKLSVQIASALAVVFFFNACSSNENFDDSVNPEVPTEPIVELKGFYLLNEGNMSMNKAALDYMDFETGIYEKEVFRTANPEEVGGLGDVGNDMGIYGSKLYVVVNASNKVEVLDVNTRKKIKQINVDNCRYIKFYNGKAYLTTYLGSIGDPNAVNGKIMEIDTTSLSVTRSVDVGRQPEELVIHNDKIYVANSGGYSPPEYESTVSVVDIASFEETKRIEVDINLHRMQIDSEGDIYVSSRGDYYQTPSKLFVIDTELDEVKQTFDLAVSNMTIFDDIMYIYSTEFSYLTGENTISYNRLDTKTETILTDSFIADEDKALIKIPYGITINPETKDILITDAKDYVTPGTLYCFSSEGAFKWSVETGDIPNKVVFKY; encoded by the coding sequence ATGAACAAAAGAAAATTAAGTGTACAGATTGCATCAGCTTTAGCTGTTGTATTTTTTTTCAATGCATGTAGCAGCAATGAGAATTTTGATGACTCAGTAAATCCAGAAGTTCCCACAGAACCTATTGTAGAATTAAAGGGGTTTTATTTATTGAATGAAGGGAATATGTCTATGAATAAAGCGGCTTTAGATTATATGGATTTTGAGACCGGAATCTACGAAAAAGAAGTTTTTAGAACAGCAAATCCAGAAGAAGTTGGTGGCTTGGGAGATGTTGGTAACGATATGGGGATTTATGGTTCTAAATTATATGTGGTTGTAAATGCATCTAATAAAGTAGAGGTTTTAGATGTAAATACTCGTAAAAAAATTAAGCAAATAAATGTTGATAATTGCAGGTACATTAAGTTTTACAACGGAAAAGCGTATTTAACAACTTACTTAGGTAGTATTGGAGATCCGAATGCTGTAAACGGAAAAATCATGGAAATTGATACTACAAGTCTTAGTGTTACGCGTTCTGTGGATGTAGGTAGACAACCCGAAGAATTGGTGATACATAACGATAAAATCTACGTGGCAAATTCAGGAGGGTATAGTCCGCCAGAGTATGAATCTACAGTTTCTGTAGTTGATATTGCTAGTTTTGAAGAAACAAAACGTATAGAAGTAGACATCAATCTTCATCGTATGCAAATTGATAGTGAAGGGGACATTTATGTTTCTTCTAGAGGAGATTATTATCAAACACCTTCTAAACTTTTTGTAATTGATACAGAGTTAGATGAAGTAAAACAAACGTTTGATTTGGCCGTAAGTAACATGACTATTTTTGATGATATTATGTATATCTACAGCACAGAATTTAGTTATCTAACAGGAGAAAATACAATTTCTTATAACAGGTTAGATACAAAAACAGAAACCATTCTTACTGATTCTTTTATTGCAGATGAAGATAAAGCGCTTATAAAGATTCCTTATGGTATTACGATAAATCCAGAAACTAAAGACATTTTAATTACCGACGCTAAAGATTATGTAACTCCAGGAACATTGTATTGTTTTTCATCTGAAGGTGCTTTTAAGTGGTCTGTAGAAACAGGAGATATTCCTAACAAAGTAGTATTTAAATATTAA
- a CDS encoding PKD-like domain-containing protein: protein MNKFSQLLKPRVVFLTSCFLVIMASSCTSEIDLFGVPPVIELSEKNNDIEILMGETINFSAIKMNDAEYTEEWSLEGSVTSSTATYDFIPEKTGTYTVTYKSSNNAGVFRNEYTIVVNAVIRPITEESNLYVTTLLDYLPAPGQRINSSIGTLEGAKTLEGKKGMVTLGAWGGTVSYTFDHTVINTEDAADIMMYGNAFSGFAEPGVVWVMQDENANGIADDTWYEIKGSADALEGTIKNYSVTYSRPNEDSEVVTWTDSEGESGVISTKFYPEFITEDSYTITGTLLTDNNIDMSNPSWIKSNAFEYGYADNTPGGDKLDISDAVDNEGNTVNLTGIDFIKVQTGILANMGWLGELSTEVTGIADLNMLDN from the coding sequence ATGAACAAATTTAGTCAACTTTTAAAACCACGTGTAGTTTTCTTAACCTCTTGCTTTTTAGTAATAATGGCATCGTCTTGTACTTCAGAAATAGACCTTTTTGGTGTTCCTCCTGTAATTGAATTATCAGAAAAAAATAATGATATAGAAATATTAATGGGTGAAACCATTAATTTTTCGGCAATAAAAATGAATGATGCAGAATACACAGAAGAATGGTCTTTAGAAGGTAGTGTTACATCTTCTACAGCTACTTATGATTTTATTCCAGAAAAAACTGGAACTTATACCGTAACGTATAAATCATCTAATAATGCAGGTGTATTTAGAAATGAGTATACTATTGTGGTAAATGCAGTAATCCGTCCTATTACAGAGGAAAGTAATTTGTATGTAACAACTTTACTAGATTATTTACCTGCACCTGGTCAAAGAATTAATAGTTCAATTGGTACTTTAGAAGGAGCTAAAACTCTTGAAGGCAAAAAAGGAATGGTTACTTTAGGAGCATGGGGAGGTACTGTTTCTTATACTTTTGATCATACAGTTATAAATACAGAAGATGCAGCTGATATAATGATGTATGGAAATGCATTTTCTGGTTTTGCAGAACCTGGTGTTGTTTGGGTAATGCAAGATGAAAATGCAAATGGAATTGCAGATGATACTTGGTATGAAATTAAAGGAAGTGCAGATGCTTTAGAAGGAACCATAAAAAACTATAGTGTAACTTACTCTAGACCTAATGAAGATTCAGAAGTTGTAACTTGGACAGATAGTGAAGGAGAAAGTGGTGTTATATCAACAAAATTTTACCCAGAATTTATTACAGAAGATTCTTATACAATTACAGGGACTCTTTTGACAGATAATAATATTGACATGAGCAACCCTAGCTGGATTAAAAGTAACGCTTTTGAATATGGATATGCTGATAATACTCCAGGAGGTGATAAATTAGATATTTCAGACGCTGTTGATAACGAAGGAAATACGGTAAACTTAACAGGAATTGACTTTATTAAAGTTCAAACAGGAATCTTAGCAAATATGGGGTGGTTAGGAGAACTTTCTACAGAGGTAACAGGAATAGCAGATTTAAATATGTTAGACAATTAA
- a CDS encoding YeiH family protein, with amino-acid sequence MKTTFPKIIFFLIIIFALFSPMNSPTALLLGFVFAIIFKSPFKSKSYKAIHILLKVAVVGLGFGMLLKETLATSKQAFSLTFFSIFLTVSLGLILTKLLKLDKKLGHLVTSGTSICGGSAIAAISPVIKANSKTISIALGLVFLLNSIALFVFPAIGHFLHLSQEQFGLWCAIAIHDTSSVVGAALSYGDEALRIATTVKLSRTLWIIPLAILSMFIFKTKGEKISIPYFILLFVVAIFINSYHLIPTAITSEIVFYSKRTLVVTLFLVGTTISIKDLKSTGIKPIILALSLWIFISIFSLIYITQ; translated from the coding sequence ATGAAAACGACATTCCCTAAAATTATCTTTTTCTTAATTATAATTTTTGCACTATTTAGTCCAATGAATAGTCCAACGGCTTTATTACTTGGTTTTGTATTTGCTATTATCTTTAAAAGCCCATTTAAATCTAAAAGCTATAAAGCAATTCATATCCTTTTAAAAGTAGCGGTAGTAGGTTTGGGTTTTGGAATGCTACTTAAAGAAACATTAGCAACAAGTAAACAAGCTTTTAGTCTTACCTTCTTCTCTATCTTTTTAACTGTAAGCTTGGGTTTAATACTTACCAAGTTATTAAAATTAGATAAAAAACTAGGGCATTTAGTTACCTCAGGAACTTCTATTTGTGGCGGAAGTGCCATTGCCGCTATTTCTCCAGTAATTAAAGCAAATAGCAAAACGATAAGTATTGCTTTAGGTCTTGTTTTTTTATTAAATTCTATAGCCTTGTTTGTTTTCCCTGCTATAGGACATTTTTTACATTTATCTCAAGAACAATTTGGATTGTGGTGTGCTATTGCTATACATGACACTAGTTCTGTTGTGGGTGCTGCCTTAAGTTATGGAGATGAAGCACTAAGAATTGCTACAACAGTAAAACTATCAAGAACACTTTGGATAATACCTTTGGCTATTTTATCTATGTTTATTTTTAAAACAAAAGGAGAAAAAATTTCAATTCCTTATTTTATTTTACTTTTTGTGGTAGCTATTTTTATAAATAGTTATCATTTAATTCCTACAGCAATTACTTCTGAAATTGTTTTTTATTCTAAAAGAACCTTGGTAGTAACCTTGTTTCTTGTAGGAACTACAATCTCTATAAAAGACTTAAAATCAACAGGAATAAAACCTATTATACTTGCATTAAGCTTGTGGATATTTATCTCTATTTTTTCACTCATATACATTACACAATAA
- a CDS encoding LysR family transcriptional regulator, with product MKTKLLIFKTVATYLSFTKAAEQLFISQPAISKSIRNLEESYKTTLFLRKRNSIELTNEGKAFLIYTNKILEIYAEMENQFLHKNENHPDLINFGVSTTLANYIMPKVIAKFRVQFPNTKFEITAGNSDDIEELILNQTLNFGIIEGKNTNRKLQFSKFMKDEIVLVTNAKNNTFKKGVISLEVLQKIPFIMRELGSGTKEIVVEHLNKYHIKKLNTVVTLNSTEAIKNYLLNSDNFAFISIHAISEELTNNKLKIIDVKDFSIDRWFYFVSRTGYQSNLMSYFEKYTLNNYNF from the coding sequence ATGAAAACAAAACTTCTTATTTTTAAAACCGTTGCAACATATTTAAGTTTTACAAAAGCTGCTGAACAATTGTTTATTTCTCAGCCAGCTATTTCTAAATCAATACGAAATTTAGAAGAATCTTATAAAACTACCTTATTTTTAAGAAAAAGAAACTCCATAGAATTAACAAATGAAGGAAAGGCGTTTTTAATTTACACCAATAAAATTTTAGAAATTTATGCAGAAATGGAAAATCAATTCTTGCATAAAAATGAAAATCATCCAGATTTAATCAACTTTGGTGTGAGTACCACTTTGGCAAATTATATTATGCCTAAAGTAATTGCAAAATTTAGAGTACAATTTCCTAATACTAAATTTGAAATAACTGCTGGAAACTCAGACGATATTGAAGAACTCATACTAAACCAAACATTAAACTTCGGAATTATAGAAGGTAAAAACACCAATCGTAAATTACAGTTTAGTAAGTTTATGAAAGATGAAATTGTGTTAGTTACAAATGCTAAAAACAACACTTTTAAGAAAGGAGTTATTAGTTTAGAAGTTTTACAAAAAATTCCGTTTATTATGCGTGAACTAGGTTCTGGTACTAAAGAAATAGTTGTAGAACATTTAAATAAATACCACATTAAAAAACTAAATACAGTGGTAACACTAAACAGTACAGAGGCAATTAAAAATTATCTTTTAAATTCTGATAATTTTGCCTTTATTTCTATTCATGCTATTTCTGAAGAACTCACAAATAACAAGCTTAAAATAATAGATGTAAAAGACTTTTCTATTGATAGATGGTTTTATTTTGTTTCTAGAACAGGGTATCAATCTAACCTAATGAGCTACTTTGAAAAATACACACTAAACAACTATAACTTTTAG